The Streptomyces sp. NBC_00569 genomic sequence GCGGTCGTGTTCCTCGCGGGCAACGCGCTCGGTTCCGCCGCGCCGACGCCCGGCGGCGTGGGCGCGGTCGAGGCGACCCTGACGGTCGGCCTCATCGCGGTCGGGCTGCCCAAGGAGGTCGCGGCCCCGGCCGTGCTGCTCTACCGGCTCCTGACGCTGTGGGTACCGGTGCTGCCGGGTTGGCTCTTCTTCAACCACCTCTCCCGGAGGGGCTCCCTGTAGGGGCAGGTTTTCGGGAGTGCTCCCTGTAGGGACACGTTTCCGGGAGTGCTCCCTGTAGGTGCGCGTTACGGAAGGGCGCCCTCTGTAGGAGCAGGTTTTCGGAAGGGCACCCTGAAAGGACGCGCTTCCGGGTGGGCTCTTCGCGAAGCCCTCCCGCGCAGCGGCCGTCGCTCACCCGCACGGCCCCCGCCCCGAGCGCCTCGTGAGCCGTCGCCGCAGGATGGATACATGCCCAATCCGTCCCGGCCGCGTGCCGCTGCCCTGGTCGCCGCCGTCCTCCTCATGGCCTCCGCCCTGGCGGCGTGCAGCAGCGACCCCAAGGACACGGACCTGACGTCCCAGAACCTCAGCTGGAAGGACTGCCCCGCACCCTCGGAGTCGGAGGGCGGCGGACCCGCGCCGTCCCCGCTGCCCGGCGGCGCCACCTGGCAGTGCGCCACCATGAAGGCGCCCCTCGACTGGGCCAAGCCCAAGGGCGACACGATCGGCATCGCGCTCATCCGCGCCAAGTCCACCGGCGACAAGGACAAGCGCATCGGATCGCTCATCTTCAACTTCGGCGGACCGGGCGGATCCGGAGTCACCACGCTGCCCGCGTTCGGCAACGAGTACACGAACCTGCGCACCCGCTACGACCTGGTGAGTTTCGACCCGCGCGGCGTCGGCCGCAGCGACGGCGTGAAGTGCGAGGACAACAAGCAGCTCGACAAGTACTTCCAGCAGGACGCCATGCCCGACAACCCCGCCGAGACGAAGGAGCTCGTGGGCAACATCACCCAGTTCAACGACGCTTGCGAGAGGAACTCCGGGACGGTCATCCCGCACGTCGCGACGACGGACGCGGCCCGCGACATGAACCTGATGTGGCAGGTGCTCGGCGACGACCAGCTGCACTACTTCGGGATCTCGTACGGCACCGAACTGGGCGGCGTGTACGCCCACTTGTTCCCCAAGAACGTGGGCCGTGCCGTCTTCGACGGCGTCGTCGACCCCACCCAGAACTCCGAGGAGAGCTCGCTCGGCCAGGCCAAGGGCTTCCAGCTCGCCCTCGACAACTACGCGAAGGACTGCACCTCCAAAGTCGAGGACTGCCCGGTCGGCGACACCCCCGAGCAGGTCAAGGCCAAGATCGCGAAGCTGCTCAAGGACCTGGACTCCAAACCGATCCCCGGCGTCTACCCGCGCCGGCTGACGCAGACCGCCGCGACGAACGGCATCGCGCAGTCGCTGTACTCCAAGGACTTCTGGGAGTACCTCACCGAGGGTCTCGTCCAGGCCTACGAGGGCGACGGCCAGATCCTCATGCTCCTCTCGGACTCCATGAACGGCCGTAACGAGGACGGCCAGTACAGCAACATCCAGGCGGCCAACGTCTCCGTCAACTGCGCCGACGACAAGCCCCGCTACACGCCGGCATACGTCAGGTCGAAGCTCCCCGAGTTCCGCGCCGCATCTCCCCTGTTCGGCGACTATCTCGCGTGGGGCATGCTCAGTTGCACGGAATGGGCGGTCCCCGGCGCCGCGGACCACCCCGACGTGAGCGCGCCCGGCTCGGCGCCGATCCTCGTCGTGGGCAACACGGGCGACCCGGCCACCCCGTACGAAGGCGCGAGGAAGATGGTCGACGCGCTCGGCAAGGGTGTCGGGGTGGAACTCACGTACGAGGGCCAGGGGCACGGTTCGTACGACAGCGGGAACAAGTGTGTGCGAGGCGCTGTGGACGGCTATCTGCTGAACGGGACCGTGCCGACGGCGGGCACAATCTGCAAGTAGCGGCGGGCGTAGGCCTGTTCGGCTCGCCCGCCCGGCTGTCGCTGACGCGCTGCCGCGGATGATTGTCAGAGGCGCTGCCTAGGATGGTCTGACTGTCTTCGGATCGGAGGCAGGCGAGGGGGATCGCCAGGGGGGTGCCTGTGTCGCGTCATGTTCGTTCGTTCGCGTTGCTGGCCGCGGGGCTGCTGGTGGCCGGTGCCGCCGCGGGCTGCGGCGGGTCGGGAGACAAGGCCGGGCACGGCGAGGGGAAGGGGCGCACGCAGCCACCGCGCTCGTCGCCCTCGTCACCGCGGGGCTCGGACAAGACCGGGCGCGCCGGCACGCTGCCCGCGCTGCCCGCCGCGCTCACGTCTCAGCGGCTCGACTGGGGCCGCTGCAAGGCCACCGACGACGGCCCCGCGCCCGGCTCCGACTGGCAGTGCTCGACGCTGAAGGCGCCGCTCGACTACGCGAAGCCGGGCGGGGAGACCATCGGCGTCGCCCTCATCCGCGCCAGGTCCACGGGCGGGAGCGGACGTTCCGGCTCGCTCTTGTTCAACTTCGGCGGGCCGGGCGGCTCCGGAGTCTCGATGCTGCCCGCCTTCGCGCCGGACTACGCGAAGCTGCGCGAGCACTACGACCTGGTGAGCTTCGACCCGCGCGGCGTCGGCGCGAGCGAGGGTGTGCGCTGCCGCGACGACAAGGCGATCCAGGGCGCCGAGTCCGTCGACCTCACGCCGGACACCCCCGCCGAGGAGCGGGCGTACTTCAAGGACGCCGCCGCCTTCGGCGCGGGCTGCGCCCGGCAGGCCGGCAAGCTGCTCGGGCACGTGTCGACGGACGAGACGGCCCGCGACATGGACCTGGCGCGCCAGGCGCTCGGCGACGACAAGCTGCACTACATGGGCGTCTCGTACGGGACCCAACTGGGCGGCGTGTACGCGCACTTGTTCCCCGGCAAGGTGGGGCGGCTCGTCCTGGACGCCGTGGTCGACCCGGCCGCGGACACCGTGGGCCACGCCGAGAACCAGACGAGGGGCTTCCAGCGCGCCCTCGACAACTACCTCAAGTCCACCGGCCAGGACCCGGCCCAGGGGTCCCGGAAGATCGCCGCCCTGCTGAAGCGGATCGACGCGAAGCCGCTGCGGACCTCGGGCGGCCGCGAGCTCAACCAGTCGCTCGCGACGATCGGCATCACCGTCACCCTGTACAGCCAGAGCAGTTGGCCCGCGCTGACGCGTGGCCTCGCGGCGGCGGAGAAGGGAGACGGGACGGCGCTGCTCGCCCTGGCCGACGCGTACAACGAGCGGAGTCCCTCAGGGCATTACAGCTCGCAGAGCCACTCACAGCGGGCGATCTCCTGCCTCGACGACAAGGAGCGGCCGACGCCGACGGATGCGAAGAAGCGGCTCGCGTCGTTCCGCGAGATCTCGCCCGTCTTCGGGGAGTTCATGGCCTGGGACACTGCGGGCTGGTGCCACGACTGGCCGGAGCCGGGCCAGTACGCGACGCCCGAGGTGAGCGCGCCGGGCGCCGCCCCGATCCTCGTCGTGGGGAACACGGGCGACCCGGCGACCCCGTACGAGGGCGCCCGCCGGATGGCGGACGAGCTCGGCAAGGGTGTCGGCGTCGAACTCACCTGGAAGGGCGAGGGTCACGGCGCATACGGCAGCGGGTCCACCTGCGTCGACTCGACGGTGAACGGCTATCTGCTGGAGGGCCGAATACCGCGCGACGGGAAGGTCTGCTCCTGACGCGGACGCGGACGCCGACGCGGCGCTCCGTCCGGCGCCCTGTGCGGCGCTCCATGACGAACGGGCCCCGCACGCGAGGCGCGGGACCCGTTCGGCAAAGCTCACCCGTGGCCGGCCGCACGGGCCGGCGGGCGGTCTAGTAGACCGGCTTCTCGGGCTCGATCTGGTTGACCCAGCCGATCACGCCGCCGCCGACGTGCACGGCGTCCGAGAAGCCCGCGGACTTCAGGACGGCGAGGACTTCCGCACTGCGGACACCCGTCTTGCAATGCAAGACGATCTTCTTGTCCTGCGGGAGGCTCTCCAGGGCGGTGCCCATGAGGAACTCGTTCTTCGGGATCAGCCGAGCGCCGGGAATCGAGACGATCTCGTACTCGTTCGGCTCACGGACGTCGATGATCTCGATGTTCTCGCCGTCGTCGATCCACTCCTTGAGCTGCTTGGGAGTGATCGTCGAGCCGGCCGCCGCCTCCTGGGCCTCCTCGGACACGACGCCGCAGAAGGCCTCGTAGTCGATGAGCTCGGTGACGGTCGCGTTCGGACCGCAGACCGCGCAGTCGGGGTCCTTGCGGACCTTGACCTGGCGGTACTGCATCTCCAGGGCGTCGTAGATCATCAGGCGGCCGACGAGCGGCTCGCCGACACCCGCGAGGACCTTGATCGCCTCGGTGACCTGGATGGAGCCGATGGACGCGCACAGCACGCCCAGGACACCGCCCTCGGCACAGGAGGGGACCATGCCGGGGGGCGGGGGCTCCGGGTAGAGGCAGCGGTAGCACGGGCCGTGCTCGGACCAGAAGACCGAGGCCTGGCCGTCGAAGCGGTAGATCGAGCCCCACACGTACGGCTTGTTGAGCAGCACGCACGCGTCGTTGACCAGGTAGCGGGTCGCGAAGTTGTCCGTGCCGTCGACGATCAGGTCGTACTGGCTGAAGATGTCCATCACGTTCTCGGCCTCGAGCCGCTCTTCGTGGAGGATCACGTTCACGTACGGGTTGATGCCGAGGACGGAGTCCTTGGCGGACTCGGCCTTGGAGCGGCCGATGTCGGCCTGGCTGTGGATGATCTGGCGCTGGAGGTTCGACTCGTCGACCTCGTCGAACTCGACGATGCCGAGCGTGCCCACACCGGCCGCGGCCAGGTACATGAGCGCCGGCGAACCGAGGCCGCCCGCACCCACGGCGAGCACCTTGGCGTTCTTCAGCCGCTTCTGCCCGTCCATCCCGACATCGGGGATGATCAGGTGGCGGGAGTACCTGCGGACCTCGTCTACGGTGAGCTCAGCAGCTGGCTCTACCAGGGGTGGCAGCGACACGGGGGCTCCGTTGATCGTCATTTCGGAACAGTGGTTCTTGCGTCAACACTGCCACGCCCCTCTTCATTCCGAGACACCCGTTCCGACCCGCGAGACGATGTCGTCCCAGTACCCGGGCATGGCCTCCCAGGGATCGGCGGCGCCGCCCCGGTCCGTGCGGTCGGTGAAGTAGATCGTCCCCGCGCCCTGCCAGCGGGCGATGCGCAACGCCTCGTCGAGGTGCCCGCGGGGTACGCCGTGCACGAAGTGGCAGAAGCGCTCGGGCGGGTAGTCGGCGGTCCACTCGGCGACCTGGGACCAGCGGTAGTCGCTCCACGGCCCGGAGAAGGTCACCAACTGGTCGGCGGTCTCGGCGTATCCCGGGTACGGGTGGGTGCCGTGCCCGAGGACGATGTGGGCGTCCGCGCACAGGGCGCGCAGCGTGGTGACGATGCGGCGGACCTCGGGGAGGGCCGCCCGCTCGGTCGGGCAGCGGCCGAGGGAGAACCCGTCGACGCGGTACCAGTCGAGATAGCGGTGGGCGTCGGAGACGACCTCGCCGAACGAACGGGCGCCGTAGGTGAGATCGAGGTGGCCGAGGACCCGTACGTCCCGGTTGCGCAGCCTGCCCGCGGCTTCGAGGCAGTGCGGGTCGGGGCGGGCCCCGGGTCCGTCCGCCACGTTCAGGACGACCCAGTGCAAGGGGGTGCCGGGGCGGGTGAGTTCGGCCCATTCGACGGGCGCCATGAGGGGGTGTGCGTAGCCGGGGATGCCGAATCCGAGCCGTATGTCGGTGCTCGCGGTCCCGGGGGCGGTGGGGGTCAGATACGGCATGCCGCTTCCATCCAGATGTCGGCGAGTGATTCCTCGAGGTTGATGCGGGGGCGCCAGCCGAGCCGGTCGCGTGCGGTGCGCACGTCGGCCTGCTGCCAGCTGCCGCAGCCGTCCGGGTACGGGTACGCGGCGGGTGCCACGTGGTCGGGGTCGGAGCGGGGGTGGCCGAGCGTCGGGCGGACGGGGCCGCCGGGTGAGTCGAGCTCGTGGAGCGCGCCGCCGAAGCCGGCGACGCGGGCGAGAACGGACGCCGCGTCCCGCAGCCGGACGGCACGGCCCGAGCCGATGTTGATGACGCCCTGCGCGGCGGAGAGCGAGGCGGCGTGGACGGCGCGTGCCACGTCGCGTACGTCGATGAAGTCGCGCTGCGCGCCGAGTCCGCCGAGCTTGAGTTCGCCGTCGCCGGACTGCATGGCGCGGCGCATGGCCTCGGCGAGACGGCCGAGGGGTGAGCCGGCGGGGGTGCCGGGTCCGGCCGGGGAGAACACCCGCAGGACGACGGCGTCGAGGCCGGAGCCGAGGACGAGTTCCGTCGCGGCGAGTTTGCTCACGCCGTACGGTCCGCCGGGCCTCGGCACGGCGTCCTCGGCGGTGGAGGAGCCGGGCTGCGAGGGCCCATACTCGGCGCCGCAGCCGATCTGGACGAGGCGGGCGCCGCAGCCGCTGCGCCGCAGTGCCTCGCAGATGGTGGCGACGGCGACGGTGTTGTGGCGGGTGAGGTCGCGGGCGCCGCCGCGGGTGGCTCCCGCGCAGTTGATGACGACTCCGGGGTGGACCGCGTCGAGGAAGCGGGTCAGTGCGCCCGGGCTTCCGGTGGCGAGGTCGAACCGTACGTCCGCGTCGTCCCCCCTGCCGAGTGCGGTGAGCTGCACGGCGGGGTCGGCAAGGAGGCGGTCGGCTACGAAGCGGCCGAGATATCCGTTGGCTCCGATCAGCAGCACCCTCATCGGGCGGCTCCCTGAGTGAGCTCTCCGGGCTCTCCGGGCTCTCCGGGAAGTCCTGGGCGCCCGGGGTGTCTGGATGGCCCGGGGCCTCCGGGGGGAGGGGTGGTCATCTCGCGTTCTCCTTAGGGGTGTTGCCGTGGGTCTTCGGAAGGCCCGCGGTGTCGGCCCCGCGGGAGGGGAGCGGCCGGCGGGCCGCTTCGTGTGGTCGTACGGCGTCGGACGCGGTCACGGAGTGGTGTCCGTGGGCGCGTGGGCGGAGGCCCTGGTGAGAGTGCGGGCCGCGTGGAAGAGGAGGGTGAGCGCGGCGGCGCCGCAGGCCAGGCCGGGTACGGAGCCGGGCCCCCAGGTGTCGACGGCCGTCTCTACGGGGACGGCGAGGAAGCCGCAGCCCGGGAGGCGGCCGGCGAACACCGTGCAGACCGCGAGCACCTCGGCTGCGGCGGCTGCGCCGAGGACGACGGCGGGGGCATGGGTGCGGCCGTGCGCCATGAGCAGGCGGGCGAGCAGCAGGAGTGCGCCGAGCGTTCCGGCACCGGCGTATGCGGCGTCCTGGCCGAGTACCGCGGCGATCACCCCGATGAGGGTCCACAGCGCACACAGGAAGAGCGCGAAGACCCCGAGGAGGAGGGGGCGTACCGAGGCGGCGAACTCTTCGAGGCCCCGGCTGGAGGCGAGCCTGCGGCGGGCCACGGCGCCGAAGAGTCGGGCGCACCAGGCGCCGGGCGCGACGGCGAGGGCGAGGGCGAGGAGCGGGGCGGTGGCGGGTGCCCAGGCCTCGTCGGGACCGCCCGCCACGGCGGCGCTCAGGAGTCCGTCACCGAGGAGCGCGTAGGCGAGGAGCCAGCAGGTCCAGGCGCGGGTGGCGGGCACTGGGTGGGCGGTGGCGCGCAGCGGGCCCCGGCTCAGGGCCGCGCGGAGTGCGGCGGAGACGGCGAGCACGCCGACGGCCCCGACCGCGAGTCGCACTCGTCCGCCGGTGAGGTCGAGTCCGACGAGGGTGAGGGCGCCCAGCGTGCCGGGCAGCAGTGCGAGGACGGCCCAGACGGGGCGCCGGCCGCGCGGCGTGGCGGATACGGCGTGCCGGGTTTCCGGTTCGATGTCGCTGTCGCGGGGCACACGTGCGTACATCTCTTCGGCGAGCGAGAAGACGTCGCGGTGCCGGAAGCGGGCGGCGGTCCGGTCGGTCACGCCGTGGGCCTCCAGACCGGCGGCGATCTCCAGGGCGTCGACGGCGCGCTCGCACAGCTCGCGGTGCCGGTGCATCAGCGCTTTCACTGGGTCCACGCCGGTACGGCGGCGGCTGCCGACGCCGGCCTCGTCGGCCTTGGCCGGGCTTCCGGGGTTGGCGAGGCTGCCGGGAGGGGTGGACGGCGGAG encodes the following:
- a CDS encoding NAD-dependent epimerase/dehydratase family protein, yielding MRVLLIGANGYLGRFVADRLLADPAVQLTALGRGDDADVRFDLATGSPGALTRFLDAVHPGVVINCAGATRGGARDLTRHNTVAVATICEALRRSGCGARLVQIGCGAEYGPSQPGSSTAEDAVPRPGGPYGVSKLAATELVLGSGLDAVVLRVFSPAGPGTPAGSPLGRLAEAMRRAMQSGDGELKLGGLGAQRDFIDVRDVARAVHAASLSAAQGVINIGSGRAVRLRDAASVLARVAGFGGALHELDSPGGPVRPTLGHPRSDPDHVAPAAYPYPDGCGSWQQADVRTARDRLGWRPRINLEESLADIWMEAACRI
- a CDS encoding alpha/beta hydrolase; the protein is MPNPSRPRAAALVAAVLLMASALAACSSDPKDTDLTSQNLSWKDCPAPSESEGGGPAPSPLPGGATWQCATMKAPLDWAKPKGDTIGIALIRAKSTGDKDKRIGSLIFNFGGPGGSGVTTLPAFGNEYTNLRTRYDLVSFDPRGVGRSDGVKCEDNKQLDKYFQQDAMPDNPAETKELVGNITQFNDACERNSGTVIPHVATTDAARDMNLMWQVLGDDQLHYFGISYGTELGGVYAHLFPKNVGRAVFDGVVDPTQNSEESSLGQAKGFQLALDNYAKDCTSKVEDCPVGDTPEQVKAKIAKLLKDLDSKPIPGVYPRRLTQTAATNGIAQSLYSKDFWEYLTEGLVQAYEGDGQILMLLSDSMNGRNEDGQYSNIQAANVSVNCADDKPRYTPAYVRSKLPEFRAASPLFGDYLAWGMLSCTEWAVPGAADHPDVSAPGSAPILVVGNTGDPATPYEGARKMVDALGKGVGVELTYEGQGHGSYDSGNKCVRGAVDGYLLNGTVPTAGTICK
- a CDS encoding spherulation-specific family 4 protein, producing MPYLTPTAPGTASTDIRLGFGIPGYAHPLMAPVEWAELTRPGTPLHWVVLNVADGPGARPDPHCLEAAGRLRNRDVRVLGHLDLTYGARSFGEVVSDAHRYLDWYRVDGFSLGRCPTERAALPEVRRIVTTLRALCADAHIVLGHGTHPYPGYAETADQLVTFSGPWSDYRWSQVAEWTADYPPERFCHFVHGVPRGHLDEALRIARWQGAGTIYFTDRTDRGGAADPWEAMPGYWDDIVSRVGTGVSE
- a CDS encoding alpha/beta hydrolase, whose translation is MSRHVRSFALLAAGLLVAGAAAGCGGSGDKAGHGEGKGRTQPPRSSPSSPRGSDKTGRAGTLPALPAALTSQRLDWGRCKATDDGPAPGSDWQCSTLKAPLDYAKPGGETIGVALIRARSTGGSGRSGSLLFNFGGPGGSGVSMLPAFAPDYAKLREHYDLVSFDPRGVGASEGVRCRDDKAIQGAESVDLTPDTPAEERAYFKDAAAFGAGCARQAGKLLGHVSTDETARDMDLARQALGDDKLHYMGVSYGTQLGGVYAHLFPGKVGRLVLDAVVDPAADTVGHAENQTRGFQRALDNYLKSTGQDPAQGSRKIAALLKRIDAKPLRTSGGRELNQSLATIGITVTLYSQSSWPALTRGLAAAEKGDGTALLALADAYNERSPSGHYSSQSHSQRAISCLDDKERPTPTDAKKRLASFREISPVFGEFMAWDTAGWCHDWPEPGQYATPEVSAPGAAPILVVGNTGDPATPYEGARRMADELGKGVGVELTWKGEGHGAYGSGSTCVDSTVNGYLLEGRIPRDGKVCS
- the moeZ gene encoding adenylyltransferase/sulfurtransferase MoeZ; this encodes MSLPPLVEPAAELTVDEVRRYSRHLIIPDVGMDGQKRLKNAKVLAVGAGGLGSPALMYLAAAGVGTLGIVEFDEVDESNLQRQIIHSQADIGRSKAESAKDSVLGINPYVNVILHEERLEAENVMDIFSQYDLIVDGTDNFATRYLVNDACVLLNKPYVWGSIYRFDGQASVFWSEHGPCYRCLYPEPPPPGMVPSCAEGGVLGVLCASIGSIQVTEAIKVLAGVGEPLVGRLMIYDALEMQYRQVKVRKDPDCAVCGPNATVTELIDYEAFCGVVSEEAQEAAAGSTITPKQLKEWIDDGENIEIIDVREPNEYEIVSIPGARLIPKNEFLMGTALESLPQDKKIVLHCKTGVRSAEVLAVLKSAGFSDAVHVGGGVIGWVNQIEPEKPVY